In Astatotilapia calliptera chromosome 16, fAstCal1.2, whole genome shotgun sequence, one genomic interval encodes:
- the LOC113008353 gene encoding serine/threonine-protein kinase pim-1-like: protein MKKETRKVTTEADKKDPGDQNCKSRMAKRKASPEKTTPIKRRRVTEQAGPSTSSDAHVVRGVKRKVQQDEAGTANTAKKRKLLDHVSGDKGQASSWLDTGKDCSIEISESCSKNKKAGKRKAAGDTRDPPKKKKVDQDKTKTVAKKSVAEQKRDFQARYVEEHRLGEGGCGAVFAGYRIKDHLPVAIKHIPKGNVYCKVKDDNGKNVSVEVAIMLKLAAEADGSVETSAPVSLLEWFDFGRELILVMERPVPAVDLDKYIEENGGFLPEDKAKVILKQLVDAAKHLEDKHIFHRDIKSENILIETGSDVPRVRIIDFGLSCFVKEQSQYRVFYGTEIYSPPEWYGRSCYRCGPTTVWQMGVVLYEALHAGDFNTTSFLKKRLKFKRHLSKNCRDFLDACLTKVPETRPTLEELQHHTWLR from the exons atgaaaaaggaaacaagaaaagTTACGACTGAGGCAGATAAGAAAGATCCAGGAGAtcaaa atTGTAAGAGCAGGATGGCTAAAAGAAAGGCCAGTCCTGAAAAAACGACCCCCATAAAAAGAAGGAGGGTCACTGAGCAGGCTGGTCCTTCCACCAGCTCAGATGCTCATGTGGTCAGGGGAGTCAAGCGAAAGGTCCAACAAGATGAAGCGGGGACAGCCAACACAGCAAAGAAGCGTAAACTTCTTGACCATGTGAGCGGTGACAAGGGGCAGGCATCTTCCTGGTTGGACACTGGTAAAG ACTGCAGCATAGAGATTTCAGAgagctgcagtaaaaacaaaaaggctgGCAAAAGGAAAGCTGCGGGAGACACCAGGGACCCacctaagaaaaagaaagtggacCAGGACAAAACCAAAACTGTTGCCAAAAAGTCAGTGGCTGAACAGAAAC gTGACTTCCAAGCGAGATACGTGGAGGAGCACCGGCTTGGAGAAGGAGGGTGTGGAGCAGTGTTTGCTGGCTACCGCATAAAGGATCATTTACCA GTGGCCATCAAACACATCCCAAAGGGGAACGTGTACTGCAAAGTGAAG GATGATAACGGGAAGAATGTGTCAGTGGAAGTTGCCATCATGCTGAAGCTTGCAGCTGAAGCAGATGGATCAGTGGAAACATCAGCCCCAGTGTCTCTGTTGGAGTGGTTTGACTTTGGCAGAGAGCTGATCCTGGTGATGGAGAGACCTGTCCCCGCTGTGGACCTGGATAAATATATAGAAGAAAATGGAGGATTTTTGCCAGAGGACAAGGCCAAG GTCATTCTGAAGCAGCTGGTTGATGCTGCGAAGCACCTGGAGGATAAACACATCTTTCACCGGGACATCAAGAGTGAGAACATTCTAATTGAGACCGGCTCAGATGTACCGCGTGTTCGTATCATCGACTTTGGACTGAGCTGCTTTGTTAAGGAGCAGTCGCAGTACCGCGTCTTCTATG GTACAGAAATTTACTCCCCTCCCGAGTGGTACGGGCGCAGTTGCTACAGGTGTGGACCCACCACGGTATGGCAAATGGGAGTGGTTCTGTACGAAGCGCTTCATGCGGGAGACTTTAACACCACGAGCTTCCTCAAAAAGCGCCTGAAATTCAAAAGACATCTGTCCAAAA ACTGCCGGGATTTCTTGGACGCGTGTTTAACCAAAGTCCCGGAGACGCGGCCGACGCTGGAGGAGCTACAGCATCACACGTGGCTGAGATAa